TTGTGAGACCGGTCCCTGAGCCTTCGACAGCGGCATCAAAGGTTAACGTACTAGATTCATTTCCACTGGCATTCCCAGCAGCAGAAACATCCAGACCGATCGCATTCTGAATCTTCTGAGCGGTGGCAGAATCCACGGTGCCTGCTGTCAAAGCAATATCGCGGCCATCTGAAGTGGACAGGGTCAATGCGCCGGTTGATGCGCTGGCGGTTGCCGTAACGCCCGTCTGATTGGAGATGGCGTTGATGGCATCGGCAGCCGTGCGGCCCTGGGTGACGGCACTGGTACTTTTGGCGATGGATCCCACCGCGATACCATTAATTAGCAGATCCCCATTAGCCAGGCCGATCCCTGCATTCGGGGCGGCACCGGTTAGTGAGTTACTTGCTGTGGCGGTGACACCGGTCTGGTCGAAAACACTATTGATGGCAGTGGCTTTCGCGGTGGCGCTGCCGGCGGTGACACCTGCGGCACTCGTAGCCGCCGAGACGCCCACTTCTACCCCATTGATGGTAAATCCATCGCCATCAAATGCAGACGCAGTTACCGCCGTTCCCGTGGCCTGATAAGAACCGAGATCACTTGTTCTCGCCCCCGTGATTCCAAAGGAAATGGTTTGATTTGCATCGGCACCGACCTGGAACTGGGCGGTCGAAAAGGAGCCGTTCAGAAGGCCCTTGCCGTTGAACTTCGTGGTTTCAGCGATTCGGTCCATCTCTGAAATCAACTGGCTCGCTTCTGCCTGTAGCGCCTGGCGGTCAGAGGAGCTGTTGGTGTCGTTTGCGGACTGGATCGACAATTCGCGTAATCGTTGCAGAATATTGGTGGTTTCCTGCAGGGCGCCTTCCGCCGTCTGGGCAAGAGAAATGCCGTCATTGGCATTTCTGGCAGCCTGATTCAAGCCGCGGACCTGAGAGGTCATCCGGTTTGTGATCGCAAGGCCGGCAGCGTCGTCTTTAGCGCTGTTGATGCGAAGACCGGAAGATAACCGCTTCAGTGAAGTGTTTAGCATGCCCTGGGAACTGTTGAGGTTTCTCTGTGCGTTCAATGAAGCGATGTTGGTATTGAC
The genomic region above belongs to Desulfobacterales bacterium and contains:
- a CDS encoding flagellin; translation: MTLSVNTNIASLNAQRNLNSSQGMLNTSLKRLSSGLRINSAKDDAAGLAITNRMTSQVRGLNQAARNANDGISLAQTAEGALQETTNILQRLRELSIQSANDTNSSSDRQALQAEASQLISEMDRIAETTKFNGKGLLNGSFSTAQFQVGADANQTISFGITGARTSDLGSYQATGTAVTASAFDGDGFTINGVEVGVSAATSAAGVTAGSATAKATAINSVFDQTGVTATASNSLTGAAPNAGIGLANGDLLINGIAVGSIAKSTSAVTQGRTAADAINAISNQTGVTATASASTGALTLSTSDGRDIALTAGTVDSATAQKIQNAIGLDVSAAGNASGNESSTLTFDAAVEGSGTGLTITDQVKIDNLTYEFTDAAGQAAVEAAGNVAVVIVAGGAAADSITALEGAIDTQRAAGNTTVDTGAKTATTLVLTSTLVGTGTLGISEPAATNAGALAAGAAAGGTAAADGDGVTTRGTLTLSSAENYTLGGADLAYGGVSSVSPALSQMNSVDISTVEGSNAAISVIDGAISQVGSIRGDLGAIQSRFESTIANLQSVSENISAARSRVLDADFALETANLTKGQILQQAGIAMLAQANQLPQAALSLLQ